The genomic segment AGCGCTACGGCTACCGGGGAAATGGTAGAGCTTGAGGGATTTGATGTTCACCGCTAACCGCGCTCACTCATGGTTAATAGGCCCCGTTCTCCGAATCCACAACGGGAAGAGCAATCCAGGGCAGCGAGCGTACCTAGCCGCTGACCCTAGTAGGCGCTTTCGTGGGCCCCCACATCATGGATGCAACTCATGGCTTAGGCGTTCACGGGGCCCTAGATCAGCCCCCCGTCACGCACAGACGCACATCAGTGACAGGAGATCTGCCTCTTGGTCTCGAGGAAGCGCCTTACTGCAGGATCCTTGGTGACGTCCAGTACCGGGCCTGACTCACGTGAGTATCAAACGTGCGCGTCACCGAACGCCCTGTCGGTACGACGGCCTATGCTGCGCGACACTGACCTTGGGTCAATCGTGGTGCCGCGTCATGTCCTGCATCACGCCCTCCAATATTCGAACGCGAATCGGCCGCGGCAAGGTCGAAAGCGCACTGGATAGGAACCAGCTCTTGAAGTGCGGATAGACGGTCGCGCGTCGACCGAGCGCGTCCAGAGTCTTCCTCGCAACCAAGCCGGCATCGGCGCCGTCACCTCGCATATCCGCTCGTTCCATGAAGCCCGTGGCGACCTGAGCCGGTGCACTGGTGAGCACGTCGATGCCTTCGGCCTGCAACTCGCGGTGAAGCCCTTCGGCAAGTGACTGCACATACGCTTTCGTCGCGGCGTAGTTGGCCGCTCTGGGAACACCCTGCCAACTTACTATCGAACTCATCAGGATGATTCCACCCGCTCGACGGGGACGCATGAGGTTCGCGAAGAAGTGTACTTGCTGAGCAAGATGGCGCACGTTCAGGTCGATCATTGCGAGTTCGTTGGTCATATCAGCGTTTACGAACGCGCCCGACGTGCCGAACCCCGCGTTGCCAACAAACAAGCCGACGTCCAAACCGGATACTGCTTGTTCCAGCAATCTAGTTCCCTCCGGCGTCGCGAGGTCCACAGCGGCAGACCGAGTCTCCACACTGTGCGTCTGAATGAGCTGGGAACTGAGCCGATCGAGCTTGTCAGCGTTTCTCGCAGCAAGGACGACATTTAGGCCACGCGCGGCAACTTCCCGAGCGATCTCCAGGCCTATCCCGCCGGAAGCACCCGTGACCACTGCCCACGCCCCATATCGTTCCCGCCGGGCGTCACGAGAGGCGTTCACTGGCGCAACTCGATGGCGATCTCGAGGACTGGATCGGCCCCAAGAACGACCACGTCGCATCCTTGCAGCGGTGTAGACGCGGAAATTCCGATTGCCAAGGCAAGCCCACAGATTAGATGCATGTACTCAGTCTCCCGCTTCTTTTGGGATCCACCTGACGCTGGCAGTCCACCCGCTTTAAGTTCCATCATGGAACTAACTTATCGGCTTGAGTTTCATAATGCAACTCACTAGAGTTTTGCCATGAAACGGAAATCCTTTGCTGACAAGCCATGCTCCATCGCCAGAACCCTGGATGTTCTCGGAGACTGGTGGAACCCGTTGATAATCCGAGAGGCCATGTACGGCGTCCGCCGCTTCGACGATATCCAGCGTTGGCTCGGGATAGGCCGCAACATCCTGACGCACCGACTAGCGCTACTGGTTGGTGAGGGTTATTTGGAGAAGCGGCGGTATCAGACGGCCCCAGAGCGCTTCGAATACGTACTAACGGACAAGGGGCGTGACGCGAGCAAGGTACTCATCGCACTCATGGCGTTCGGAGAGAAGTGGCACTTTGAGCCGGGCAACGAACCTATTCGCCTGTTCGACAAGCACACTGGAAAGCGCGTGCATGTGGCAGTCGTTGATGTGGGGTCAGGGAATCCGATAGACACGGCTGACCTCTATCCCGGCCCCGGGCCGGGTTTCCCTCACGCGGAGGATATTCAGCGAGCCCGCTTCCAAGAGTTTGAAGCGCGCGGTGGCTTCGACAATAGCGACTAGCCAGAACCGAGTAGCTACCCGGGTCGGTGTCGGCGATATCCCCGCGGGTACGGCCGAGCGTCCCGTTGACCGATCAACGTCTTCCCGTTCGACCCCTCAAAAACCAGGTCCTGCGCCGGCGTATCTTCAACTTCGACGATCTCCGCAACCTGGTGGAAGCGGGGCTTGTGACCAGCTTCGCAACGAACGGTCCCAGCGATGGCTTGGTCGCAGGGCTGAACTCGGCAGAGGCCGTCATCACCGCCCGGTGATCGCCCAGCCGCTGTTCTCGCCGTCGGTGGGTCCATCTTCTGTACAACCCACGGCTCAGCGTCGGAAGTGAGCTTGTTTCCGAATATTATGCGCCTAGCTAGTCAGGAGACGTAGCACCGCGGCTCGGTTCGGCCCAGGAAGCCCTTATCGCTACAGCGGTGCCTAACTAGAGGTCTTGACCTATGCGCGCACGCAGCCGCCTCATGACTGCCACCCTGGCCTTTACGCTAATACTGACAGGCTGCGGAGGCGGCGGCACCGGAGGCGGGGGAGATACGGGCGTCGCACCTCCCGACCCAGCACCCCCACCGCCGACGCCGGTGGGGACGTTCATCTCCGGTACGGTACTCGATACAAACGCCTTCGCGGACGACGGGTCGATCGTGGGCATTCGCGTGAGCTTCCTCGACGACAGCACTGTCGTCGAAACCGACGCCAACGGCGAGTTCCTGCTCGAAGATCTCGTTTCCGGTGAGAAGGTCATCGACTTCGATACCTCAGCGGCGACGCCCGCGCCGAACGGTGCCCCCTATGCAGGCTTCCGCGAACGGATCGTGCTGGTCGATGGCGCCAATCAGATCGATCGACCGTTTTACCTTCCCAGAGTCAACGAAGGCAGTCTGACCGCCGTAGACCCCGCTGCCAACACGGTTATCACCAACGCCGATATCGGCGTGAGCCTGACAGTATTGGCAGGTTCTGCCAGAGATCAGAACGGCGACCTGTACGCCGGCCAGCTCTCCATCTCCGTCGTCCCCGACGCTCTCGCGCCCGCGGCGCTACCGGAAGACCTCGAGCCCGGCCTGTTGTTCACCGTGCAACCGGTGGGGGTTACCTTCGATCCACCAGCGACGCTATCTGTCCGCAATGAGACGGACAATTGGCCTGCCGGCAGTCGGATCGACTTCTGGTCCCTCGACCCCGATACGGGCGCCTTCGGCATCGTGGGGCAAGGCGAAGTCAGTGGGAATGGGGCGACCATTGAGACCTTGACCGGAGGAG from the Pseudomonadota bacterium genome contains:
- a CDS encoding SDR family NAD(P)-dependent oxidoreductase, producing the protein MRRGRSWGRSSPRDRHRVAPVNASRDARRERYGAWAVVTGASGGIGLEIAREVAARGLNVVLAARNADKLDRLSSQLIQTHSVETRSAAVDLATPEGTRLLEQAVSGLDVGLFVGNAGFGTSGAFVNADMTNELAMIDLNVRHLAQQVHFFANLMRPRRAGGIILMSSIVSWQGVPRAANYAATKAYVQSLAEGLHRELQAEGIDVLTSAPAQVATGFMERADMRGDGADAGLVARKTLDALGRRATVYPHFKSWFLSSALSTLPRPIRVRILEGVMQDMTRHHD
- a CDS encoding helix-turn-helix domain-containing protein; its protein translation is MKRKSFADKPCSIARTLDVLGDWWNPLIIREAMYGVRRFDDIQRWLGIGRNILTHRLALLVGEGYLEKRRYQTAPERFEYVLTDKGRDASKVLIALMAFGEKWHFEPGNEPIRLFDKHTGKRVHVAVVDVGSGNPIDTADLYPGPGPGFPHAEDIQRARFQEFEARGGFDNSD